A part of Bubalus bubalis isolate 160015118507 breed Murrah chromosome 6, NDDB_SH_1, whole genome shotgun sequence genomic DNA contains:
- the LOC123465892 gene encoding nudC domain-containing protein 2-like: SLLLKIKRLEWYQTLEEVFIEVQVPPGTRAQDIQCGLQSRHVALAVGGREILKGKLFDSTIADEGTWTPEDRKMVRIVLTKTKRDAANCWTSLLESDYAADPWVQDQMQRKLTLERFQKENPGFDFSGAEISGNYTKGGPDFSNLEK, from the coding sequence tcattacttttaaaaatcaaacgtCTTGAGTGGTACCAGACCTTGGAGGAGGTGTTCATTGAAGTTCAGGTGCCGCCAGGCACTCGCGCCCAGGATATCCAGTGCGGCCTGCAGAGCCGGCATGTGGCGCTGGCCGTGGGTGGCCGCGAGATCCTCAAGGGCAAACTCTTTGACTCTACAATAGCTGATGAGGGAACGTGGACTCCGGAGGATAGAAAAATGGTCCGTATTGTTCTTACAAAGACGAAGAGAGATGCAGCAAATTGTTGGACTTCTCTTCTAGAATCTGATTATGCAGCTGACCCTTGGGTGCAAGACCAAATGCAGAGAAAACTTACATTAGAGAGATTCCAGAAAGAAAATCCTGGTTTTGACTTCAGTGGAGCAGAAATCTCAGGGAACTACACTAAAGGTGGACCAGATTTCTCGAATCTTGAGAAATAA